From the genome of Actinacidiphila yeochonensis CN732, one region includes:
- a CDS encoding CinA family protein — protein MSAAEAALRLLWDRQATVAVAESLTGGLVAAELASVPGASRAFRGSVTAYATELKHELLDVDAGLLAARGAVDPEVARQMAQGVRRRLRADWGLATTGVAGPDPQDGQPVGTVFVAVAGPDRSEVRELLLAGDRSVIRGGSAEAVLELLTAELRRSTVASPGAEPAP, from the coding sequence GTGAGCGCCGCCGAGGCAGCCCTGCGGCTGCTGTGGGACCGGCAGGCCACGGTTGCCGTGGCCGAGTCCCTGACCGGGGGCCTGGTGGCCGCCGAACTCGCCTCCGTGCCCGGCGCCTCCCGCGCCTTCCGCGGTTCGGTCACCGCGTACGCCACCGAACTGAAGCACGAACTGCTCGACGTCGACGCCGGGCTGCTGGCCGCGCGCGGCGCCGTCGACCCGGAGGTGGCCCGCCAGATGGCGCAGGGCGTGCGCCGACGGCTGCGAGCCGACTGGGGTCTGGCGACCACGGGGGTCGCCGGTCCCGACCCGCAGGACGGACAGCCCGTCGGGACGGTCTTCGTCGCCGTGGCCGGCCCGGACCGCTCCGAGGTGCGGGAGCTGCTGCTGGCGGGGGATCGTAGCGTGATCCGGGGCGGTTCGGCTGAAGCTGTTCTGGAACTGCTCACGGCCGAGCTCCGAAGGAGTACGGTGGCCAGTCCAGGGGCCGAACCGGCCCCGTAG
- a CDS encoding helix-turn-helix domain-containing protein, with product MILLRRLLGDVLRRQRQRQGRTLREVSSSARVSLGYLSEVERGQKEASSELLSAICDALDVPMSEVMREVSDDLSLAELAQSAADETAAAPMRPLLGPVTSVTAVPSTPDERITIKAPKKSAEAVDVVAA from the coding sequence ATGATCCTGCTCCGTCGCCTGCTGGGTGACGTGCTGCGTCGGCAGCGCCAGCGCCAGGGCCGCACCCTGCGTGAGGTCTCCTCCTCCGCCCGGGTCTCGCTCGGATACCTGTCCGAGGTCGAGCGAGGGCAGAAGGAGGCGTCGTCCGAGCTGCTCTCGGCGATCTGCGACGCTCTGGACGTCCCGATGTCCGAGGTGATGCGCGAGGTCAGCGACGACCTCTCCCTCGCCGAGCTGGCACAGTCGGCGGCGGACGAGACCGCGGCCGCGCCGATGCGACCCCTGCTGGGGCCCGTCACCTCCGTCACCGCGGTGCCGTCCACCCCGGACGAGCGCATCACCATCAAGGCGCCCAAGAAGTCGGCCGAGGCCGTGGACGTGGTCGCCGCCTGA
- a CDS encoding Dps family protein, protein MSVVKSPLPQQERKTVGDALQGSLVDLIDLSLLAKQVHWNVIGPRFRSIHLQLDEVVDSARAASDTVAERASAIGVTPDGRAATVAKTSGIDPVTDGWVKDGDVVSVMVNALDAVIARMRERIAVTDKPDPVSQDILIGITADLEKFHWMFQAENV, encoded by the coding sequence ATGTCCGTTGTGAAGAGCCCTCTTCCCCAGCAGGAGCGCAAGACCGTCGGTGACGCCCTCCAGGGCAGCCTGGTGGACCTCATCGACCTGTCGCTGCTGGCCAAGCAGGTGCACTGGAACGTCATCGGCCCCCGCTTCCGCTCCATCCATCTCCAGCTCGACGAGGTGGTGGACAGCGCCCGTGCCGCCTCCGACACCGTGGCCGAGCGCGCCTCCGCGATCGGGGTCACCCCTGACGGCCGTGCCGCCACCGTCGCCAAGACCAGCGGCATCGACCCCGTGACGGACGGCTGGGTCAAGGACGGCGACGTCGTCAGCGTCATGGTCAACGCGCTCGACGCCGTCATCGCACGGATGCGTGAACGCATCGCGGTGACCGACAAGCCGGACCCGGTGTCCCAGGACATCCTCATCGGCATCACCGCGGACCTGGAGAAGTTCCACTGGATGTTCCAGGCCGAGAACGTCTGA
- a CDS encoding Fpg/Nei family DNA glycosylase — translation MPEGDTVWLTAHRLDAALGGRRLLRTDLRVPGLSTVDLSGRTLLEVASRGKHLLLRVESGVTLHCHLGMEGSWHLYGPRERWRGGPGHEVRAVLEGQERTAVGYRLPVLELLPTAEEETVVGHLGPDLLGSDWDAAQAVRNLAARPDRPLGEALLDQRTLAGVGNVYVSELCFLRGVTPWTPFGRVPAPGRLVALAHRLLLANRTRPGHVTTGDTRRGRAHWVYGREHQPCLRCGTPVRRGVHGPPDQNRVAYWCPRCQAGPSPSDPASSDPASSSPASPSRTPPGPAPSSPGPSPQGPGAGS, via the coding sequence ATGCCTGAGGGAGACACCGTCTGGCTGACCGCCCACCGCCTGGACGCGGCGCTCGGCGGGCGGCGGCTGCTGCGCACGGACCTGCGGGTGCCGGGACTCTCGACGGTGGATCTGTCGGGGCGGACGCTGCTGGAGGTGGCCTCCCGCGGCAAGCACCTGCTGCTTCGGGTGGAGAGCGGCGTGACGCTCCACTGCCACCTGGGGATGGAGGGGTCGTGGCACCTCTACGGCCCTCGGGAGCGTTGGCGCGGCGGGCCCGGCCACGAGGTCCGGGCGGTGCTGGAAGGGCAGGAGCGAACGGCGGTCGGCTACCGCCTGCCGGTGCTGGAGCTGCTGCCCACCGCTGAGGAGGAGACCGTTGTGGGCCACCTCGGGCCGGATCTCCTGGGCTCCGACTGGGACGCCGCCCAGGCGGTGCGGAATCTGGCGGCGCGCCCTGACCGCCCGCTCGGGGAGGCGCTGCTGGACCAGCGCACCCTGGCCGGTGTGGGCAACGTCTACGTCTCCGAGCTGTGCTTCCTGCGCGGGGTCACACCGTGGACTCCGTTCGGACGGGTGCCCGCACCCGGGAGGCTCGTGGCGCTGGCGCACCGGCTGCTGCTGGCGAACCGTACCCGGCCGGGGCATGTGACCACCGGTGACACCCGCCGGGGTCGCGCCCACTGGGTGTACGGGCGGGAGCATCAGCCGTGCCTGCGCTGCGGCACACCGGTCCGACGCGGTGTCCACGGTCCGCCGGACCAGAACCGGGTGGCCTACTGGTGCCCGCGCTGCCAGGCCGGTCCAAGCCCTTCGGATCCAGCCTCTTCGGATCCGGCCTCTTCAAGCCCCGCATCCCCGAGCCGCACACCTCCAGGTCCGGCGCCTTCAAGCCCGGGCCCCTCGCCTCAGGGACCGGGCGCCGGCTCCTGA
- a CDS encoding ATP-dependent helicase — MSSTSGRSSLDAFSPATRAWFTGAFREPTAAQAGAWSAIAEDSDVLVVAPTGSGKTLAAFLAALDRLAAVPPPAEARRRCRVLYVSPLKALAVDVERNLRSPLAGLRQESVRLGLPEPDVRVGIRSGDTPPAERRAFATRPPDILITTPESLFLLLTSAAREALSGVETVILDEVHAVAGTKRGAHLALSLERLDRLLDRPARRIGLSATVRPVDEVARFLSPQRRVSVVQPPSQKRFDLSVVVPVKDLGELGGSPADDAAEHSGPAAGPAQRPSIWPHVEERIADLVQGHSSTIVFANSRRLAERLCNRLNEIGQERAEGGPLPEAHAPAQVMAQSGAGKGAPPVLARAHHGSVSKEQRALVEEDLKAGRLPAVVATSSLELGIDMGAVDLVVQVESPPSVASGLQRVGRAGHQVGAVSTGVVFPKYRGDLVQSAVVTERMREGAIESLKVPANPLDVLAQQIVAMTAMDTWDVEELLAVVRRAAPFAALPHSAYTAVLDMLAGRYPSDAFAELRPRLVWDRVADTVTGRPGAQRLAVTSGGTIPDRGLFGVFLAGADPKKGGGRVGELDEEMVYESRVGDVFTLGTTSWRIEDITRDRVLVSPAPGVPGRLPFWKGDQLGRPLELGRALGRWLREIGALGAEDARERLTAAGLDTWAADNVLAYLAEQRQACGHVPDDRTIVVERFRDELGDWRVVVHSPFGAQVHAPWALALGARLQERYGLDVQAMHADDGIVLRLPDADLLGLDLLDADPAAPAARDSGGDPEQPPVGAGDVAFDKGEVEHLVTEQVGGSALFASRFRECAARALLLPRRSPGRRTPLWQQRQRAAQLLQVASEFGSFPIVLEAVRECLQDVFDVPGLVELMGDIESRRVRLVEVTTQEPSPFARSLLFGYVAQFLYEGDSPLAERRAAALSLDSRLLAELLGQAELRELLDPDVLADLDSELQWLTEDRRIKDAEGVADALRVLGPLTGTELAVRGAEPRWPAELEAARRAVRVRIGGEEHWAAVEDSGRLRDALGTALPVGVPVAFTEPVKDPLGDLLARYARTHGPFTSAEAATRFGLGGAVADGALRRLSAAGRLAQGEFRPGGAGQEWCDTTVLRRLRRRSLAALRQELEPVPPATLGVFLPQWQHVGTHGLRGVDGLARAVEQLQGAAVPASALEKLVLPSRVGGYTPAQLDELTASGEVLWAGAGALPGKDGWIALYPAEAAPLLLPEPQPLELTAVHKAVLGALSGGYGLFFRQIAEQVRAAGPEAAGASETQIADALWDLVWSGRLTNDTLAPLRALLGSGRTAGATAHRAPRSAPRGRYSSLAARPAASRSGPPTTAGRWSLLPPRQTDPTLRAHALTHTLLDRHGVVTRGAVAAEGVTGGFAAAYRVLSAFEETGQARRGYVVEGLGAAQFAMEGAVDRLRALNTAREREEDGSARSRAVVLAAADPANPYGAALPWPQQPEGVTHKPGRKAGALVVLVDGELALYVERGGKTLLVWPLDGIRVQAAADALALAVREGALGRLTVERTNGESALTSPLGRALEEAGFHATPRGLRLRDAH, encoded by the coding sequence ATGTCCAGTACGTCCGGTCGCAGCAGCCTCGACGCCTTCTCCCCCGCCACCCGCGCGTGGTTCACGGGCGCGTTCCGCGAGCCCACCGCGGCTCAGGCCGGGGCGTGGTCGGCGATCGCCGAGGATTCGGACGTCCTGGTCGTGGCGCCCACCGGTTCGGGCAAGACCCTGGCCGCGTTCCTGGCCGCGCTCGACCGGCTGGCTGCCGTTCCCCCGCCGGCCGAGGCCAGGCGCCGCTGCCGGGTGCTGTACGTGTCGCCGTTGAAGGCCCTGGCAGTGGATGTGGAGCGCAATCTGCGCAGCCCCCTGGCCGGGCTGCGCCAGGAGTCGGTGCGGCTGGGGCTGCCGGAGCCGGACGTACGGGTCGGCATCCGCTCGGGCGACACGCCCCCGGCCGAGCGGCGCGCGTTCGCCACCCGTCCCCCGGACATCCTGATCACCACCCCGGAGTCGCTGTTCCTGCTGCTCACCTCCGCCGCGCGCGAGGCGCTGAGCGGGGTGGAGACGGTGATCCTGGACGAGGTGCACGCTGTCGCGGGCACCAAACGCGGCGCCCATCTGGCGCTGTCCCTGGAGCGGCTGGACCGGCTGCTGGACCGGCCGGCCCGTCGGATCGGACTGTCGGCCACGGTCCGGCCGGTGGACGAGGTGGCCAGGTTCCTTTCACCGCAGCGGCGGGTCTCGGTGGTCCAGCCGCCGTCGCAGAAGCGCTTCGACCTGTCGGTGGTGGTGCCGGTGAAGGATCTGGGCGAGCTCGGCGGCTCCCCGGCGGACGACGCCGCCGAGCACTCCGGCCCGGCGGCGGGCCCGGCGCAGCGCCCGTCGATCTGGCCGCACGTGGAGGAGCGGATCGCGGACCTCGTGCAGGGGCACAGCTCCACCATCGTCTTCGCGAACTCCCGCCGGCTGGCCGAGCGGCTGTGCAACCGGCTCAACGAGATCGGCCAGGAGCGGGCCGAGGGCGGGCCGCTCCCCGAGGCGCACGCCCCGGCCCAGGTGATGGCCCAGTCGGGCGCGGGCAAGGGGGCGCCCCCGGTGCTGGCCCGCGCCCACCACGGTTCGGTGTCCAAGGAGCAGCGGGCGCTGGTCGAGGAGGATCTGAAGGCCGGCCGGCTGCCCGCCGTGGTCGCCACCTCCAGCCTTGAGCTGGGCATCGACATGGGCGCGGTGGATCTGGTCGTGCAGGTGGAGTCGCCGCCGTCGGTCGCGTCGGGCCTCCAGCGGGTGGGCCGGGCCGGCCACCAGGTGGGCGCGGTCTCCACCGGCGTGGTCTTCCCGAAGTACCGGGGGGACCTGGTGCAGTCCGCGGTGGTCACCGAGCGGATGCGCGAGGGGGCCATCGAGTCGCTCAAGGTCCCCGCCAACCCGCTGGACGTGCTGGCCCAGCAGATCGTGGCGATGACGGCCATGGACACCTGGGACGTCGAGGAGCTGCTCGCGGTGGTGCGCCGGGCGGCGCCGTTCGCCGCGCTGCCCCACTCGGCCTATACCGCGGTGCTGGACATGCTGGCGGGCCGCTACCCCTCGGACGCCTTCGCCGAGCTGCGGCCGCGGCTGGTCTGGGACCGGGTGGCGGACACGGTGACGGGCCGTCCCGGCGCCCAGCGGCTGGCGGTCACCTCCGGCGGCACCATCCCGGACCGCGGCCTGTTCGGCGTGTTCCTGGCGGGCGCCGACCCCAAGAAGGGGGGAGGCCGGGTCGGCGAGCTCGACGAGGAGATGGTCTACGAGTCGCGCGTCGGCGATGTCTTCACCCTGGGCACCACGTCGTGGCGGATCGAGGACATCACCCGGGACCGGGTGCTGGTCTCCCCCGCGCCGGGGGTACCCGGCCGGCTGCCCTTCTGGAAGGGCGACCAGCTCGGCCGCCCGCTGGAGCTGGGGCGGGCCCTGGGCCGGTGGCTGCGGGAGATCGGGGCTCTGGGCGCCGAGGACGCCCGGGAGCGGCTCACGGCCGCCGGCCTCGACACCTGGGCCGCCGACAATGTGCTCGCCTATCTGGCCGAGCAGCGCCAGGCGTGCGGCCACGTCCCCGACGACCGCACGATCGTGGTCGAGAGGTTCCGCGACGAACTGGGCGACTGGCGGGTGGTGGTGCACTCCCCCTTCGGCGCGCAGGTGCACGCGCCCTGGGCGCTGGCGCTGGGCGCCCGGCTCCAGGAGCGGTACGGCCTGGACGTCCAGGCGATGCACGCCGACGACGGCATCGTGCTGCGGCTGCCCGACGCCGACCTCCTGGGCCTGGACCTGCTGGACGCCGACCCGGCGGCGCCCGCGGCCCGTGACTCCGGCGGGGACCCGGAGCAGCCCCCTGTGGGCGCCGGGGACGTCGCCTTCGACAAGGGCGAGGTCGAGCACCTGGTGACGGAGCAGGTCGGCGGATCGGCGCTGTTCGCCTCCCGCTTCCGCGAGTGCGCCGCGCGGGCGCTGCTGCTGCCGCGTCGCAGTCCCGGGCGGCGCACGCCGCTGTGGCAGCAGCGGCAGCGGGCCGCGCAGCTGCTCCAGGTGGCATCGGAGTTCGGCTCGTTCCCGATCGTGCTGGAGGCGGTGCGTGAGTGCCTCCAGGACGTCTTCGACGTTCCGGGCCTGGTGGAGCTGATGGGCGACATCGAGTCCCGGCGGGTGCGGCTGGTGGAGGTGACGACGCAGGAGCCGTCGCCGTTCGCCCGGTCGCTGCTGTTCGGGTACGTGGCGCAGTTCCTGTACGAGGGGGACTCGCCGCTGGCGGAGCGCAGGGCGGCCGCGCTGTCGCTGGACTCCCGGCTGCTGGCCGAGCTGCTGGGCCAGGCCGAGCTCCGGGAACTGCTCGATCCGGACGTGCTGGCGGATCTGGACAGCGAGTTGCAGTGGCTCACCGAGGACCGCCGGATCAAGGACGCGGAGGGCGTCGCCGACGCGCTGCGCGTGCTGGGGCCTCTGACAGGCACGGAGCTGGCCGTGCGCGGGGCCGAGCCGCGGTGGCCGGCCGAGCTGGAGGCGGCGCGGCGGGCCGTCCGGGTGCGAATCGGCGGCGAGGAGCACTGGGCGGCGGTGGAGGACTCCGGGCGGTTGCGTGACGCGCTCGGCACGGCCCTTCCGGTGGGCGTCCCGGTGGCGTTCACCGAACCGGTCAAGGACCCGCTGGGAGATCTGCTGGCCCGCTACGCCCGCACCCACGGCCCGTTCACCTCGGCCGAGGCCGCGACCCGGTTCGGCCTCGGGGGCGCGGTGGCGGACGGCGCCCTGCGCCGGCTGTCGGCCGCCGGGCGGCTGGCACAGGGCGAGTTCCGTCCCGGCGGCGCCGGCCAGGAGTGGTGCGACACGACGGTCCTGCGGCGGCTGCGGCGGCGGTCCCTGGCCGCGCTGCGGCAGGAGCTGGAGCCGGTGCCGCCGGCGACGCTGGGGGTGTTCCTGCCGCAGTGGCAGCACGTCGGCACCCACGGGCTGCGCGGAGTCGACGGTCTGGCGCGGGCGGTGGAGCAGTTGCAGGGCGCCGCCGTCCCCGCCTCGGCGCTGGAGAAGCTGGTCCTGCCGTCCAGGGTGGGCGGCTACACCCCGGCGCAGTTGGACGAGCTGACGGCATCCGGTGAGGTGCTGTGGGCCGGTGCGGGCGCGCTGCCAGGCAAGGACGGCTGGATCGCGCTGTACCCGGCGGAGGCGGCCCCCCTGCTGCTGCCGGAGCCGCAGCCGCTGGAGCTGACCGCGGTGCACAAGGCCGTGCTGGGCGCGCTGTCCGGCGGATACGGGCTGTTCTTCCGGCAGATCGCCGAACAGGTGCGAGCCGCCGGCCCGGAGGCGGCGGGCGCCTCCGAGACGCAGATCGCCGACGCGCTGTGGGACCTGGTGTGGTCGGGCCGGCTGACCAACGACACGCTGGCGCCGCTGCGTGCGCTGCTCGGCTCCGGGCGGACCGCGGGCGCCACCGCCCACCGGGCGCCGCGTTCGGCGCCGCGCGGCCGGTACAGCTCGCTGGCCGCACGGCCAGCGGCCTCCCGGTCCGGTCCGCCCACCACGGCGGGGCGCTGGTCCCTGCTGCCGCCCCGGCAGACCGATCCGACGCTGCGGGCGCACGCGCTCACCCACACCCTGCTGGACCGGCACGGGGTGGTGACCCGGGGCGCGGTGGCCGCGGAGGGCGTCACCGGCGGGTTCGCGGCGGCCTACCGGGTGCTGTCGGCCTTCGAGGAGACCGGGCAGGCGCGGCGCGGATACGTGGTGGAGGGCTTGGGTGCGGCGCAGTTCGCCATGGAAGGCGCCGTGGACCGGCTGCGGGCCCTGAACACCGCCAGGGAGCGGGAGGAGGACGGCTCCGCACGGTCCCGGGCGGTCGTGCTGGCCGCCGCCGACCCGGCGAATCCCTACGGTGCGGCGCTGCCCTGGCCGCAGCAGCCCGAGGGGGTCACGCACAAGCCGGGCCGGAAGGCGGGCGCGCTGGTCGTCCTGGTGGACGGCGAGCTGGCCCTGTACGTGGAGCGGGGCGGGAAGACCCTGCTGGTCTGGCCGCTCGACGGGATACGGGTGCAGGCCGCGGCGGACGCGCTGGCGCTCGCGGTGCGCGAGGGCGCGCTGGGGCGGCTCACCGTCGAGCGGACGAACGGCGAGTCCGCCCTGACCTCGCCGCTGGGCCGGGCCCTGGAGGAGGCCGGGTTCCACGCCACCCCGCGCGGGCTGCGGCTGCGGGACGCGCACTGA
- a CDS encoding DUF3046 domain-containing protein has protein sequence MRLTIFWQRMREEFGEAYADSFARDHVMSELGGRTVRQALDAGWDAKAVWRAVCTAMEVPAARR, from the coding sequence ATGCGGTTGACGATTTTCTGGCAGCGGATGCGTGAGGAGTTCGGCGAGGCCTACGCCGACTCCTTCGCGCGCGACCACGTGATGTCCGAGCTGGGCGGCCGTACGGTCCGGCAGGCCCTGGACGCGGGCTGGGACGCCAAGGCCGTGTGGCGGGCGGTCTGCACGGCCATGGAGGTGCCCGCGGCCCGCCGCTGA
- a CDS encoding AI-2E family transporter has translation MLRQQDVAVGCRQTCPVAGSGATPEPGAGAPGGRSGPPRPRMPRWLPRAFVLALALLALFQFAHWVFARLIGLLVNVLVSFFCALAIEPAVDWLSRHRVRRGLATGLVILGVLVATGLFLLALGSLLVDQISTIGQDFPGYVDNVVRWVNRTFHTRLDTGNLRDRVLHSGWVRHLLTNGATSVWGISATVIGTVFQLFTVLLFTFYLSADGPRLRRTLCSMLPPARQAEVLRAWDIAVAKTGGYLYSRALMALVSGVAHYILLQVLGVPYAPALAVWVGLVSQFIPTVGTYLAGALPVLIAFTKDPWSALWVLCFVVVYQQFENYVLQPRITARTVDIHPAVAFGSVIAGAALLGAVGALIAIPAAATLQGFFGAYVRRYEIAEPPPDARRDQVEPPPG, from the coding sequence ATGCTGCGACAGCAGGACGTCGCCGTCGGCTGCCGCCAGACTTGTCCTGTGGCAGGCAGCGGCGCGACCCCCGAGCCGGGGGCGGGCGCGCCCGGCGGGCGGTCAGGCCCGCCACGCCCTCGGATGCCGCGCTGGCTGCCGCGGGCGTTCGTCCTGGCGCTTGCGCTGCTGGCCCTCTTCCAGTTCGCCCACTGGGTCTTCGCCCGGCTGATCGGACTGCTGGTCAACGTGCTGGTCTCGTTCTTCTGCGCGCTGGCCATCGAGCCCGCGGTGGACTGGCTCAGCCGCCACCGCGTGCGGCGCGGGCTGGCGACCGGTCTGGTGATCCTCGGCGTCCTGGTGGCCACCGGCCTGTTCCTGCTGGCCCTGGGCTCGCTGCTGGTGGATCAGATCAGCACGATCGGGCAGGACTTCCCGGGGTACGTCGACAACGTCGTGCGGTGGGTCAACCGCACCTTCCACACCCGTCTGGACACGGGCAACCTGCGCGACCGGGTGCTGCACTCGGGCTGGGTCCGCCACCTGCTGACCAACGGGGCCACGAGCGTCTGGGGGATCTCCGCCACCGTCATCGGCACCGTCTTCCAGCTCTTCACGGTGCTGCTGTTCACCTTCTACCTGTCCGCCGACGGGCCGCGGCTGCGGCGCACCCTCTGCTCGATGCTGCCGCCCGCCAGGCAGGCCGAGGTGCTGCGGGCCTGGGACATCGCGGTGGCCAAGACCGGCGGGTACCTGTACTCGCGCGCCCTGATGGCGCTGGTCTCCGGGGTCGCGCACTACATCCTGCTCCAGGTGCTGGGGGTGCCCTACGCGCCGGCCCTGGCGGTGTGGGTGGGCCTGGTCTCGCAGTTCATCCCGACGGTCGGCACCTACCTGGCCGGCGCGCTGCCGGTGCTGATCGCCTTCACCAAGGACCCCTGGTCGGCACTGTGGGTGCTCTGCTTCGTCGTGGTCTACCAGCAGTTCGAGAACTACGTGCTCCAGCCGAGGATCACCGCCCGTACGGTGGACATCCACCCGGCTGTCGCCTTCGGCTCGGTCATCGCCGGGGCGGCGCTGCTCGGCGCTGTCGGCGCCCTCATCGCGATCCCGGCCGCCGCCACGCTCCAGGGCTTCTTCGGCGCCTACGTGCGCCGCTACGAGATCGCCGAGCCCCCTCCGGACGCCCGGCGGGACCAGGTAGAGCCGCCGCCGGGATGA
- the recA gene encoding recombinase RecA: MAAASDREKALDAALAQIERQFGKGAVMRLGDRPNDPIEVIPTGSTALDVALGVGGLPRGRVVEVYGPESSGKTTLTLHAVANAQRAGGTVAFVDAEHALDPEYAKALGVDTDNLILSQPDTGEQALEIVDMLVRSGALDLIVIDSVAALVPRAEIEGEMGDSHVGLQARLMSQALRKITSALNQSKTTAIFINQLREKIGVMFGSPETTTGGRALKFYASVRLDIRRIETLKDGTEAVGNRTRVKVVKNKVAPPFKQAEFDILYGQGISREGGLIDMGVEHGFVRKSGAWYTYEGDQLGQGKENVRNFLKDNPDLADEIEKRIKEKLGVGVPKSTAAEAAAEAEPAAATSGGATSAEPAKAEVPAPKKATKATAAKG; encoded by the coding sequence ATGGCAGCAGCTAGCGACCGCGAGAAGGCGCTCGACGCCGCCCTCGCACAGATTGAACGGCAGTTCGGCAAGGGTGCCGTCATGCGGCTGGGTGACCGGCCCAACGACCCCATCGAGGTCATCCCCACCGGGTCCACCGCGCTGGACGTGGCGCTCGGCGTCGGCGGCCTGCCCCGTGGCCGCGTGGTGGAGGTGTACGGCCCGGAGTCCTCCGGCAAGACCACCCTCACGCTGCACGCGGTGGCCAACGCCCAGCGGGCCGGCGGCACCGTCGCGTTCGTGGACGCCGAGCACGCCCTGGATCCTGAGTACGCCAAGGCGCTGGGCGTCGACACCGACAACCTGATCCTCTCCCAGCCGGACACGGGCGAGCAGGCCCTGGAGATCGTGGACATGCTGGTCCGCTCCGGTGCCCTGGACCTGATCGTGATCGACTCCGTGGCGGCCCTCGTGCCGCGGGCCGAGATCGAGGGTGAGATGGGCGACTCCCACGTGGGTCTCCAGGCCCGTCTGATGAGCCAGGCGCTCCGGAAGATCACCAGCGCGCTCAACCAGTCGAAGACCACCGCCATCTTCATCAACCAGCTGCGCGAGAAGATCGGTGTGATGTTCGGCTCGCCGGAGACCACCACCGGCGGCCGCGCCCTGAAGTTCTACGCCTCGGTCCGCCTCGACATCCGCCGGATCGAGACGCTCAAGGACGGCACCGAGGCGGTCGGCAACCGCACCCGCGTCAAGGTCGTCAAGAACAAGGTCGCGCCGCCCTTCAAGCAGGCCGAGTTCGACATCCTCTACGGCCAGGGCATCAGCCGCGAGGGCGGCCTGATCGACATGGGTGTGGAGCACGGCTTCGTCCGCAAGTCCGGCGCCTGGTACACGTACGAGGGCGACCAGCTCGGCCAGGGCAAGGAGAACGTCCGGAACTTCCTCAAGGACAACCCGGACCTGGCGGACGAGATCGAGAAGCGCATCAAGGAGAAGCTCGGCGTCGGCGTGCCGAAGTCCACCGCGGCCGAGGCCGCGGCCGAGGCCGAGCCAGCGGCTGCGACCTCGGGGGGCGCCACCTCCGCCGAGCCCGCCAAGGCGGAGGTCCCCGCTCCGAAGAAGGCGACCAAGGCCACCGCCGCCAAGGGCTGA
- the recX gene encoding recombination regulator RecX, translated as MERTPRERGGSPESRASREPPLDPEERARALCLRLLTGTPRTRRQLADALRKRDIPEDVAEHVLARFEDVGLIDDRAFANAWVESRHHGRGLARRALARELRNRGVDAEQVSEAVGLLDAEQEETTARELLRRRLPGTRGLERAKRVRRLAGMLARKGYSEGLALRLVREALDEERAAGLDTAEEEPWLWDAE; from the coding sequence ATGGAGCGCACGCCCCGAGAGCGCGGCGGCTCTCCCGAGTCGAGGGCCTCACGAGAGCCGCCGCTCGACCCCGAGGAGCGGGCGCGGGCACTGTGCCTGCGCCTGCTCACGGGGACCCCGCGCACCCGTCGCCAACTGGCCGACGCACTGCGGAAGCGGGACATCCCCGAGGACGTGGCCGAGCACGTCCTCGCCCGCTTCGAGGACGTCGGGCTCATCGACGACCGCGCGTTCGCCAACGCCTGGGTGGAGTCACGCCACCACGGCCGCGGCCTCGCCCGGCGCGCCCTCGCCCGGGAGCTACGGAACCGGGGGGTCGACGCCGAGCAGGTCAGCGAGGCGGTCGGCCTGCTCGACGCCGAGCAGGAGGAGACGACAGCCCGGGAGCTGCTCCGCCGCCGGCTGCCGGGTACCCGCGGCCTGGAGCGGGCCAAGCGGGTCAGGCGCCTGGCCGGCATGCTCGCACGCAAGGGCTACTCCGAGGGCCTGGCCCTGCGCCTGGTACGCGAAGCCCTCGACGAGGAGCGGGCCGCCGGCCTCGACACCGCGGAGGAGGAGCCATGGCTGTGGGACGCCGAATAG